A single Mustela lutreola isolate mMusLut2 chromosome X, mMusLut2.pri, whole genome shotgun sequence DNA region contains:
- the LOC131821812 gene encoding 40-kDa huntingtin-associated protein — MAASAAGLGGGAGPGPEAGDFLARYRQVSNKLKKRFLRKPNVAEAGEQFGQLGRELRAQECLPYAAWCQLAVARCQQALFHGPGEALALTEAARLFLRQERDARQRLVCPAAYGEPLQAAASALGAAVRLHLELGQPAAAAALCLELAAALRDLGQPAAAAGHFQRAAQLQLPQLPLAALQALGDAASCQLLARDYNGALAVFTRMQRLAREHGSHPVQPPPPPPPPPPPPPGQQAGPGAALAVPAALLPPSAASAPGASSPATLGAFADVLVRCEVSRVLLLLLLQPPPAKLLPEHAHTLEKYSWEAFDSHGQESGGQLPEELFLLLQSLVMATHEKDTEAVKSLQVEMWPLLTAEQNHLLHLVLQEAVSPSGQGI; from the coding sequence ATGGCGGCGTCCGCAGCCGGCCTGGGCGGCGGCGCGGGCCCCGGGCCCGAGGCTGGGGACTTCCTGGCCCGCTACCGCCAGGTGTCCAACAAGCTGAAGAAGCGGTTCCTGCGGAAGCCGAACGTGGCGGAGGCGGGCGAGCAGTTTGGCCAGTTGGGCCGCGAGCTGCGTGCCCAGGAGTGCCTGCCCTACGCGGCCTGGTGCCAGCTGGCCGTGGCGCGCTGCCAGCAGGCGCTCTTCCACGGGCCCGGGGAGGCGCTGGCGCTGACCGAGGCCGCCCGTCTCTTTCTGCGGCAGGAGCGCGACGCGCGCCAGCGGCTCGTCTGCCCGGCCGCCTACGGGGAGCCGCTGCAGGCCGCAGCCAGCGCTCTGGGCGCCGCCGTGCGCCTGCACCTCGAGCTGGGCcagccggccgccgccgccgccctctGCCTCGAGCTGGCCGCCGCCCTGCGCGACCTGGGCcagccggccgccgccgccggccaCTTCCAGCGCGCCGCCCAGCTGCAGCTCCCGCAGCTGCCCCTGGCCGCGCTGCAGGCGCTCGGCGACGCCGCCTCCTGCCAGCTGCTGGCGCGCGACTACAACGGCGCCCTGGCCGTCTTCACGCGCATGCAGCGCCTGGCGCGGGAGCACGGCAGCCACCCggtgcagccgccgccgccgcccccgccgccgccgccgccgcccccggggCAGCAGGCGGGCCCCGGCGCCGCCCTGGCCGTGCCCGCCGCGCTGCTCCCTCCCAGCGCCGCCTCCGCGCCCGGCGCTTCCTCTCCCGCCACGCTCGGAGCCTTCGCGGACGTGTTGGTCCGCTGCGAGGTGTCccgcgtgctgctgctgctgctcctgcaaCCGCCGCCCGCCAAGCTGCTGCCGGAGCATGCCCACACCCTGGAGAAGTACTCCTGGGAGGCTTTCGACAGCCACGGGCAGGAGAGCGGGGGCCAGCTTCCCGAGGAGCTGTTCCTGCTGCTCCAGTCCTTGGTCATGGCTACCCACGAAAAGGACACGGAAGCCGTCAAGTCGCTGCAGGTGGAGATGTGGCCGCTCTTGACTGCTGAGCAGAATCACCTCCTTCACCTCGTCCTGCAAGAAGCCGTCTCCCCCTCGGGACAGGGCATCTGA
- the LOC131821400 gene encoding histone H2A-Bbd type 2/3-like, which translates to MPAKRSRRGSSGGQRQARSRTARAELSFSVSHVERLLREGRYARRLGSSAPVFLAAVIQYLTATVLELAGNEARNCGRTRITPELVDMAVHNNALLSRFFESTTISQVAPPHD; encoded by the coding sequence ATGCCGGCCAAGAGGAGCCGTCGAGGGTCGTCCGGAGGCCAGAGGCAGGCCCGCTCCCGCACCGCCCGAGCCGAGCTGTCGTTCTCCGTGAGCCACGTGGAGCGCCTCCTGCGCGAGGGCCGCTACGCCCGGCGCCTGGGCTCGTCCGCGCCGGTCTTCCTAGCGGCCGTCATCCAGTACCTGACGGCCACGGTCCTGGAGCTGGCGGGCAACGAGGCCCGGAACTGCGGCAGGACGCGCATCACCCCGGAGCTCGTGGACATGGCGGTCCACAACAACGCGCTGCTCAGCCGCTTCTTCGAGTCCACCACCATCTCCCAGGTGGCCCCGCCCCACGACTAG